CGTCGAGTTCTATGCTGCCCGTGCTGCTATGCAGGGCGTCCGCATGGAAGTTGCGGCAGCCTCCGATGTTTACGTCTTCGGATCAGCCGACGAGATCATGCAGGTCCTCTCCAACCTGCTCGCCAACAGTCTGGATGCCATGCCCGGCAGCGGCATCATCCGCATTCATCTGCGCCAGACGACGGCCAGCCCTGACGGGCGGGCTGACGGTGTGAGGCTGTATGTCTCTGACAACGGCAACGGCATCCATCCGGAGCAGCGCCAGCAGATCTTCGATCCCTTCTTTACCACCAAAGGCACCACCAGCACCGGACTCGGCCTCTGGGTCACCCAGCAACTCATTGAAAAGCACGGCGGCTCCGTCGCGGTGCGCTCCCGCACGCAGGGAACCTGGCGCGGCACATTCTTCCGCATCTATCTGCCGCAAACACCCGGCACCGGCTCTGACCGCAAGCCAAACCATGCCATCCTTGAGCCTGCGCCAGACGAATCCGGCCCGCGGTCGTAAAATAAGGATTGAGTGAGGACCATGGCACACAACGTATTCTGCGCACGCTACAAGCAGGAGATGGAAGGACTCGACGAGCCTCCCTTCGACAGCGACTTTGGCCACAAAATCTACAACAACGTATCCAAGCGCGCCTGGGGCGAATGGATCGAGCACCAGAAAATGCTGCTGAACGAGTATCGCCTGCAGCCCTGGACGCCACAGGCTCAGGAGTTTCTGGTCGAGCAGATGAATCAATACTTCTTCGGCGAAGGCGCTCAGCTTCCCAAGGAGTACGTTCCCCCGTCGCCGCGCTAGCTTTTTCTAAACCGCGTTCCAGCGATCCACGGTTACAAATTCACGGCCCTCCCCGCTCTGCGTCAACAGCATCTCCACCGCGCGCAGGGTGTGGGAGCGGTCAGCCCCCATCGCCAGATGGCCGCCGTCATGCAGCAGCAGGTTGCTCGCGCGGCCTCGCTTCTGATTCCGCTCAATCCCCGCCGTGAGAATCCCCGCCACTTCCTCGGCCGGGCGCGGATTCCAGTCATACCCCGTCACATTCCACATCACCGGCGTCAGCCCAAGCGAGCGTGCATGCCGCAATACATACGGCCGCCGCGCTCCAAAGGGCGGGCGAAAGTATCGCACCGGCTGCCCCAGAACATCCTCAAGAATCGCGTTGCAGCCCGACAACTCTTCGCGCACCTGCGCTGCCGAACAGCGCATCAACATCGCGTGCGTCACCGTGTGATTGCCAATCAAGTGCCCGGCATCGCGCACCGCGCGCGCAATGTCCGGCCGCTGCCGCACATACTGGCCCACCATGAAAAACGTAGCCCGCACCTCATGCTTCGCCAGAATCTCCAGCAGTTGCAGCGTGCAGCGGTCATTCGGGCCATCGTCAAAGGTCAGCGCAATCTCATTTGAATTGCGGCCCGCCAGCAGCGTGCGGCCAAAGATCTGCGAGGCCGGCCAGATGCCCGCATAAAAATATCCGCCCACTCCCAGCCCGGCCACACCGGCCGCCGCAATTGACGTCGCAATCAGATTCACGCCGTGCCTCTTGCCTAAACTTCCTGCTCGCCGGCCACGCCGAGCTTCACATGAAAGACCATGCGGCGGCCATCGCGCAGCACTGTCACCGTGATGACATCGCCGGGCTGATGGCTGTTCATAATGTCAGAGATATCCTGCTGGCTCGCCACCTGCTGGCCATCCATCGCGATGATCAGGTCGCCCCCAATCTCGATCTGCTGGTTGCCCAGGTACGCTGTTTGCGAGCCGCCATGCAGCCCGGCGCGCGCGGCGGGTCCGCCCGGAATCACCTGCTCAATCAGCACGCCATACTGCGCGCCCAGATTCATCTGCTGTGCAAGGTAGGGCCCAATCGGCAGCGTCACCACGCCCAGCGAGGGACGCATCGGATGCCCGTACTTCTGGAAATCCTTGAGCACCGCCTTCGCCGTATCAATCGGAATCGCAAATCCGATGCCCGCGCTCTGCTCCACCGGAACCTGGTCATTCGGATTCGTCGCAATCAGCGAGTTGATGCCAATCACCTCGCCCTGCGAATTCAGCAGCGGGCCGCCTGAATTGCCCGGATTGATCGCCGCATCCGTCTGAATCGCATTCTCAATCGGCGCGCCCACCGGCCCGCGCACTGAGCGAATCGCGCTGATGATCCCCGACGTCATCGTGCCATTCAACCCAAACGGATTGCCGATGGCATACACAATCTGTCCCACCTGCAGATTCCGCGAGTCGGCCAGCACCGCCGGATGCAGATTCGGAGCATGAATCTGCAACAGCGCCAGGTCATGCGTGCGATCCCGCCCGATCACCACCGCCTTGTAGCGGTGCTTGTCCCAGGTCTGCACCTCGATATTCTGTGCGCCCGCTACAACGTGATAGTTGGTCAGAATGTGGCCGGCCTTGTCCAGAATGAAGCCCGAACCCTGGCCTTGCTGTGGCACCAGCCCATAGAAGAAATCAAGCCCCACCGAGGTCGAGGTGATGTTCACCACCGAGGGCATCGCCCGCTTGTAAACCGCAATGTTGTTCTGCTCCTGCGGCAGATACTTCGGCTGGGTGCTGACCTCGGTCAACTCAAGCTGCGGGTTCGCAGGATTGGCGAAGACGCCAAAGCCTCCATCGGTGCCCAGATGCGAGAGTACGAACCAGAAGCCGCCCACAAGGAGCAGCACCAGAGCAATGCGGCGAAAATTCATGCGCGGATTGGCCTCGGATCGAATTGGATTTCAGCCCCCGCCGCCATCCCATCGAACAAAGCAGCGAAGCATCTCCTCTATTTTACCGGGAGCCTCTCGCCGCTCCTCTTCGCGATCAGCGCGCAACGCCCCGCGCCGCCAGGCGCAGTTCTTCGGCCAGGCGCTCCACCTGGGCGCGCGTCTCCGCCAGCGTGCCGGTGTTATCAATCACCGCATCACAAAGCGGAATCTTCTCTGCATCCGGAATCTGCCGCGCCAGCCGCGAGCGCGCATCCTGCTCAATCGCAGCCCTGCGCTCCGGCGTTGCATCCGGCTCCATCGCCAGAATGCGCCCCACATAGCGGGCAATCTTCATTTCATCCGGCACCGTGACCAGCAGCACGCGATCAAAACGGTCTCGCCATCCCGGCACGCTGCTCGCTTCATGGCTCGCCTCAAAAATCAGCGCGGACTCTACCATCGCCACGGCCTCTGGATCACGCGCAAACACCTCGCGCATCCACTCCTCCTGCGCCGCAATCACCAGCGGATGCACCAGCGCGTTCAATTCCGCCAGACGCCCTTCGCGAAAGGCCATCTCCGCCAGCCGCGCGCGGTCCAGCGTCCCATCGGGTCGCACGACTTTGTCGCCGAAGTGTTCCACCACGGCGCGGTACGCGCTCTGCCCCGGCTCCATGAGCGCCCGGCCCACGGCATCGGCTTCAATTACGGACATGCCCAGTTCGCGAAACATCTGCGCCACTGTCGATTTTCCGCTTCCAATGCCGCCGGTGAGTCCCACACGCAGCAATGCTCTGCTCCTCGCGCGCCGGTTACACTGGCGCTATGCCATTTCAACTGCTGGACTTGATTGTATGTCCCGCCTGTCACGGCCCGCTGGCCGAGTGCACCGGCCAGGCCGATGCGCCTGCGCTCGTCTGCACATTCTGCGGCCGCGAATACAGCCTGCTCGACGGCATTCCCGTGCTTATTCCCGATCGCGCAAAGCAGTAACCACGCGGCCCAATCTGCATCTCATCCATTTCTCATGCCACTTGCGTACCAATGGATGAGAGTTGCACAGGAAGAACATGCTTTGCTGAATTTCCTTTCGCACAGCAACACTCACGGCTACTCTGGTGTCTCACTGAACAGCAACATCCAAAGAAAGGAAGATCGCCCATGCAGGAGAAAGTGGATCGAATCGAGAAGTTCTCCGTCGCCGAGTTGGCAAATCTGCGTGCGGAATTGATGCGCTCGGGCCTCGACAGCCGTCAGGCGGCGGAAATTCTCTCGACCTTCCTGATCGGACGCGGATACGGCGTCGATTCGCAACGAGTCACCGAGGCTGCGCTCCGCATGGAGCGTTCCGGCTGTACCACGGACTGCATGCAGGCCGAACTCGAAAGTGTCGCTCTCATTATGTAGTGGTCACCGGGGCAGCGCGACCGCTGCCCCGTCCACCACTTAACCTTTCTGCGCCAGGTACGCTTCCACCACCGGCAAATACTTCGCCAGCCACTCCGGATGCGCAGGCCATGCCGGAGCCGTGACCAGGTTCCCATCCACCACCGCCGCCGTCATCTCCACCGCAACGTAGTGTCCGCCCGCAAGTTCCACCTCTGGCGCGCATGCCGGATAAGCGCTGACACGCTTGCCCGCAATGCACTTGGCCGCCGCCAGCAGTTGCGCCGCATGGCAGATAGCCGCAATCGGCTTCTTCGCCTCGGCAAAATGCCGCACCATCGCGAGCACCCTCTCATTCAGCCGCAAATATTCCGGAGCCCGCCCACCCGGCAGCACCAGCCCGTCGTACTCCGCCGGGTCAATCTCCTCAAACGTGGCATTCAACCCAAAGTTGTGGCCGCGCTTCTCCGAATAGGTCTGATCCCCTTCAAAGTCGTGAATCGCCGTGCGAATGGACTGCCCGCTCTTCTTGCCCGGGCAAACCGCATCCACCCTGTGCCCCACCATCTGCAGCGCCTGGAACGGCACCATCGTCTCATAATCCTCGGCATAATCGCCCACAATCATCAACAGCTTGGCTTGGCTCATCGCAAAGACCCTCCGCCTCATTGTGACGCGCAATGACGCGCCCGCGATCCAGAATCACATGTAAAAATCCTTCCGAATCTCCCAAACATGCCTTTAGTACCGTTGGCCCACTCCCCCGCTCGGGTGATGCTGTTGCTTCCCATGCTTTTCAAAGCTCTGAGCGCCGCGGTGTACGGCATCGATGCCAACATCATCGATGTTGAAGTCGATTTCTCCGGCGTGACCACGCTCGAAAGCCGCTTCAACATGGTGGGCCTGCCCGACGCCGCCGTGCGCGAAAGCCGTGACCGCGTGCGCTCCGCCATCAAAAACTCCGGCTTTGAGATTCCCACCACCAACATCACCATCAACCTCGCTCCGGCCGACATGAAGAAGGAAGGCTCCGGCTTTGACCTCCCCATGGCCATCGGCATTCTGGGCGCTTACGGCGCGCTGCAGATCAAGGACATTCGCGAATTCCTCCTGGTCGGCGAGCTTGGCCTCGATGGCGCACTGCGCCCCGTGCCCGGCATGCTGCCCGTCGCCGTGGCGGCGCGCGAGCGTGGCATTCGCAATCTCGTTATTCCCAAGGCCAATGCGCGCGAAGCGGCGGTCGTCGAGGGCGTCAACGTCTATCCCGTCGAAACCCTGAACGACGCGCGCGAGTTGCTCAACGCTGCCGGCAATGGAGGCATCCACACCCCGCCCTTCCGGGTGCATGCCGAAGAAACGCTCGAGTCCGATACCTATTTCGGCCCCGACTTCGCCGATGTGCGCGGCCAGCAGGCCGCCAAGCGCGCCCTTGAAGTGTCGGCCGCAGGTGGACACAACATTCTCATGATTGGCCCTCCCGGCTCCGGCAAAACCATGCTCGCCAAGCGCCTGCCCTCCATCCTGGCTCCGCTCAGCTTTGACGAGGCGCTCGAGACTACCAAGATTCACTCCGTCGCGGGCGTGCTCGACGCCGAGGCCGGACTCGTCACCCAGCGCCCCTTCCGCTCACCGCACCACACCATCTCTGACGCCGGGCTCATTGGTGGCGGCATCATTCCCCGTCCCGGCGAAGTCTCGCTCGCACACAACGGCGTGCTGTTCCTCGATGAACTCCCCGAGTTTCCGCGCAACGTGCTCGAGGTCATGCGACAGCCGCTCGAAGACCGCAACGTCGTCATCGCGCGCGCCTCCATGTCTCTCACCTTTCCGGCATCGTTCATGCTGGCGGCAGCCATGAATCCCTGCCCCTGCGGATACTTCAACGACCGCTCGCGCGAGTGCCACTGCACCCCGCCGCTCATTCAGCGTTACGTGGCCAAGGTCTCAGGCCCGCTTCTTGACCGCATTGACATTCACATCGAGGTGCCGGCTGTGCAATATCGTGAGCTACGCGGGGGAGCCGCCAGCGAGGGTTCGGCAGCCATCCGCGCCCGCGTGCTGCAGGCGCGTCAGCGGCAGGCAGCGCGCTTTGGCAACATTGCGGCCGCTCCATCCGCCAGCCGTGCTCAAAAAGAAAAGTCCCGCACCTACTCCAACGCCCAGATGACCACACGACAGATTCGCCAGTTCTGCGAGCTCAGCCCCGAATCTGAAAAGCTCCTCGAACGCGCCATGCAGCAGCAGGGACTCACCGCCCGTGCCCACGACCGCATTCTCAAAGTCGCACGCACCATCGCCGATCTGGCCGGCGAAGAATCCGTCGCCGTCCCCCACATCGCCGAAGCCATCCAGTACCGCACCCTCGACCGCAGCTACTGGAGCTGAGCCTCACGCGCCTCATCGCGCCGCTCTCTCCCGCGTCCTCTTCTTGCGCCTCAAATTCTCCCAAAAAACTGCGCAAATCGCCGCTTTTGGCTCCCCATGTCAATTGTCAGTGAATGACCTGTCAATGTTCGGCAAATCGCTCTTTTTTTAAGGTTGCCTTCAGCTTCGCGTTTTTAGACTGACCCAGCCGGAACTCTCATAACAATCAGCCGGCGCGTGGATCCTCCTTGCGAGACTCCCCTCTCAGTCGTCATTCCGCACCGCGCGACTGGGCTCTCACTCGCGTCCGGGAACCACATCGCCACAAGGCAATTCGGCTATCTGCTTCATGCGTCCAGTCGGCGGCCTTCGCCCCTGCACGGTGAATTGCAAACAGTAAACAGGCCTCTTCAAGGAGAAGTAATGCCAGTTCATGCACGCCGTTGGAGTAGCTGCGTCACGCTGCTCGTTCTCACCCTTCTGCTCTGCGGAATTCTGCCCCCCGCCGGCGCGTCGTCCATCAGCACCATGGCCGAACCCGCGCCCAGCTCGACCGGATCCATCTCAGGCACCTTGACTGACTCCGCTGGCGCTGTGCTGCGCGGCGCACGCGTCTCCATCCCCGCCAGAAATCAGGTCGTCTTCACCGACCAACAGGGCCGCTTCTTCTTCAGCGGCCTTCAGCCTGGCGAATACACCGTCTCCGTCAGCTATGTTGGCTTCAAAAAGGTCACAAAGACCGTCACCGTAAGCGCCGGTTCCTCCACCTCTCTGAACCTGCAGCTTCAGGTCGCCTCCAGCAATCAGACCGTCCTTGTTTCCGCCGCCAGCGCTTCCGCTGAGGTCGAGGCCGTCAATGAAGAGCGCGCCGCCGACAACATTATGCAGGTGCTGCCGGTCAAGATGATCACCAGCCTGCCGGCCCCCAATCTCGGCAACGCGCTCGGCCGCCTGCCCGGCGTCAGCCTCACCCGCAATGAAGGTCAGGACCAGTACGTGCAGGTGCGCGGCACCGAGCCCCGCCTCACCAACACCACCGTTGACGGATTCAACCTGCCATCCGCTGACCCCGGCGTGCGCGAATACGACTACTCCGTGCTGCCTCCGAGCATCATTGATTCCGTGCAGGTCAGCAAAACGCTCCAGGCAAACATGGACGGAGACGGCATCGGCGCCTCCATCAACATCATCACCAAGACGGCCACTGACACTCCCACCTACGAGTTCACCGCGCTCGGCGGCTACAACCCGATCGAGAACGGACGCGGCAGCACCGACGAGTACGGCACCTGGGGCCGCCGCTTCGGACCCGGCAAGAAGTTAGGCTTCATCATCAGCGGCGAATACAACTACGACGGCACCGGCATCAATGACATGGAGCCCACGCCCGACATCGCCACGCTCCCCAACGGCCAGACCACCGGCTGGTTCGACGCGCAGGATCTGCGCACCTACATGTTCCACCGCCCCCGCTGGGGAGTAGGCGGCAGCCTCGACTACCGCATCAAGCCCGGCCACACCATCTATCTCCGCTACCTCTACTCGCACTACAACGACAGCGGCGACAAGACCGTCTACACACTGCATGACAATACGCCCGGCGTCCAATTGCTGGTCCCCGGCAACAGTGGTTGTACCGGAACCCCCACAGACAGCGGCGCAACCACCGCGCCCTGCAATACACCGCCCAGCTTCTATAACCAGCAGGAGGACGCGCAGATCTCCACCGGCGCGCTCGAACTCAGCAGCATGCATGTGCTCAAGAAGGCCTGGTACTCCTGGGGTGCCGACGTCGCCACCAGCATCTTCGGCGGCGAGCCCTTTGACTCCGGCAACTTCAACAACAACTCCACCGCGGGCGACTGCCACTATGAGCCCGGCAACACCACGGACTACCACCTGCCGCAGTGGAGCCTCGCCTGCTTTGCCGAGATCAATCAGCCGCAGAACTACGTCTTCACCGGCACGCAGCGTTCGCCCGGCCACAGCCAGCAGATCAACATCGGCTTCAATGTCTCGGCCGGATACAACTGGCAAATCGGCAAGAAGTACGACTCGCTGGAATACGGCGCCAAGTTCCGCAGCATGCACCAGTACGCCAACACCTACAACCTCAACGCCACGGCCAACACCGCCATTCCCATGTCGATGTTCCCCAACCGCCTCAAGCAGCCCAGATACTACAACGGCTCCTATCAGGACGGTTACAACGTCTTTTATAGCGACGTGGCAAAGTACGTGAAGCAGAACCCCACAGACTTCACCTTCAACGATGACAAAGGCGTCGATCCCTCTGACTTCGGCATCGTCGAGCACATCCCCGCGTTCTATGCCATGAACACCATCGACTTCGCGCGCGGCATCCGTCTCGTCGCCGGTCTCCGCGCTGAAATCACGACAGACAAAATTCACAACCTGACCTTCGATGCCAACAACAACGCATCGCCTAATCACTTCTCCAACACCTACTACGACATCCTGCCCAGCGCTTCGCTCCGTCTCCCCGCAGGCCACGGCAGCTTCGTTCGTGTGGACTACTCGCGCGGCGTCTCCCGCCCCGAGGAAGTCAGCCTGGGCCAGGCCATCAGTTGGAGCCAGAACGGCAACGGCTCCTACAAGTACACCGCATCGCTCAACAATCCCAACCTCAAGGCTGAAGTCGGTGACGATGTCGATGTGCAATACGATCACTACTTCAAGACCTTCGGCGTCTTCACAGCCGGTTACTTCTACAAGCACCTCTCCTCGCCCATCGTGACCGAGCAGAGCTTCGCCCCCAACTATCAGCCGCCCGGCGGCCCGCAGGGCTCTTATCTCATCAGCCAGCCCATCAACGCCGGCACCTCGTGGCTGCAGGGCATCGAACTGCAATACTGGCAACACTGGACCGGCCTGCCCGGCCTGCTCGGCGGCCTCGGCATGAATGCCAACTACAGCTACGAGACCTCCCGCATCAGCAGCATCACCGGGCGCACAGACCATCCCCGCTTGCCCTATGACGAGCCCAACAGCTTCAACATTGGGCCCACCTACAATCGCGGACCGCTCTCCATGCAGATGGCCCTCAACTTTAACCAGGCCGCAATCTTCGCCTATCAATACACTGACGGCACCGCCGGCGGTCCCAAGGGCCCGCTCGGAGACATCTACTTCTACAACCACACGCAACTCGACGCGCAGGGCGGCTACAAGTTCGGCCACGGACTGCAGTTGATCGTCTCCGCCTGGAACCTCAACAACGAGGAATTCGGCTTCTACAACGGAAGCAAGCAGTATCCCATCCAGCGCGAGTTCTATCAGCCCACCTACACCTTTGGCCTGCACTGGACACCCAAGCCGAAGCACTAAACCACTCACACGCAACTCACCGCAACGGCGCGCCGCACTCACGGCGCGCCGTTGCTTTTCGTCAAAGCTCAAAGTTGCGGTCAGGAATCTTCCTCTGCTAACGTCAGCATCAGTCATGCCGCTCACACGCAGCCATCACGCCAAGGCTCACGCCGGCACCTCATGGGTGCAGCGCCTGCTTGCGTGCGGCATGCTTCTCCTCGCTGCCTTCCTGGTGCTCGATCCGCTCTGGGAGTGTGCCGATCATCTCGATGATCTCCGCCATCTCGGGCCGCACGGCATGCTGATCATCCTGCTGCTCGTCGCCTGCGCAGGCATCTCTCTGCTCAAAACCTTTCAGTGGATTGGCCTGCTCCTGCATTACGTCGCCGCGCGCCTGCGCCCATTCGCGCTCTCGCGGCAAATCTACGCATGCATCATCGCTCCCGTCTGCGTCGCGTCTCCGCCGCCTCTGCGAATCTGATCTTCGGAATCTCTGCGCCTTTCGGCCTGCTCATCAGGGCACATTCTTCCTTGCCTATGTGACGAGCGCCGCTGTGCTTCCTCTCACGCAGAAGGATTCCACTCGTGCTTTTCCCTTTGCCCAAAAGTCTTCGCAGACCACGCGCGTCTGCAAGCCGCCGCATTTTTTGCGCGGCACTCACGCTCATGGCTCTGCCCATCCACGCCCAGTCCACCGGCACGATCACTGCGCAGCGCGTCTCATCCACGCCTCATCTGCGCGCATACGCACAGGTCGTGCCCATCAGCACCCTGCCCCTGAACGCAGCGGAAACGGGCACACTCGCCGGGCTCACCATCACACCGGGCACCCACGTGCATACCGGCCAGGTGCTCGCCACCTTGCGCGGGCCAGAGATTGACAGCCTGCTCCTCGAGCTGCAGGCCAGCCTGCGCAGCGCAAAGGCACAGCTTCGCAACGCGGAAAAAGCGCTCTCCATTCAGCGCGAACAATTACGCGCGCATTTAAGCACGCGCCAGAGCCTGCATCAGGCCATGAGCGCCGAGGCTTCTGCACAGGCAGCGCTTGAGACCATCCAGTCCCGGCTACACGCCACCCGGCAAATGGCGCAGATCACCGCGCCCTCCGACGCACTCGTGCTCTCGCTGCAGGCTGCGAGCGGAGAACGAGTCAGCGCCGGCCAGCCCATCGTCACCCTGCAACCCTCCAGCGCACTCTGGTTGCGCGCGTCCTTTTACGGCGGCAATACCGCACAAATCCATCCCGGAATGACCGGCCTCTTCACGCCCGCCAGCGGCGGCAAGCCCATCGCGGTTCGCGTCCGCGCCATCTCCGGCGTCACCAACCCGTCCGGCAGCGAATACGTAATGATGACGGCTGCAAATGCATCCTCACCTTGGCAAAACGGACAATATGGTACGGTCACCCTCAACCTGCCCGCCGCTCAGGTCATCGCCGTTCCCACCCGCGCGCTCATCCTCAGCCAGGGCAGTTGGTGGGTCATGGTTCACACCGCGCAAGGCGACCAGCCCCGCAAAGTCATCCCTGGCTCCGCACGCGGCTGGACAACCTCAATCCTGAGCGGCCTCAAGCCGGGCGAACAAGTCGTCGTCCAGAATGCCTATCTGCTTTTCCAGTCAAAAACCGCCGGCCAATATCAGATTCCGGATTAGGCACCATGACAGATACAAATTCGTTCCGAAGAATCCTCTTCCAGCCTCTGCTATGGGCGCTCCTCTACGGCGGCCTCATCGCCTATGGCATCTACGCCTATGTCAACATCCCGGTTGAAGTGCTCCCCGCCTTCAACTTTCCTGAGATCAGCGTCATCGCCCATGAGCCCGGAGCCACCGCCACCGAGCTCGAGACCGGCATCACCCGCCCCATCGAGGGCGAACTCCTCGCCCTGCCCAATCTAGACAGCGTGCGCTCCAGCATGGGCAGTGGCACCGTCGAAATCGACACCCGCTTCCACCAGGGAACAAATCCCACGCAAGACCTCATGGCCGTCAACAGTGCCATCGATCACGTCCGCAGCCAGATGCCTGCCTCCGTTCAGCCCCTCGCGCAGATCATGGGCAACGGCATCAACGAGGTCGCCGATTACAGCCTGCAAATCCCTCCCGAAGACTCACCCGCCGCGATCGAGCAAACCCTGAAGGCAGAGGTCATCCCTCAACTCCGCGCACTCCCCGGCGTCTATCAGGCTCAGGTCTACGGTGCAGGGCAAG
The DNA window shown above is from Acidobacterium capsulatum ATCC 51196 and carries:
- a CDS encoding oxidative damage protection protein, with protein sequence MAHNVFCARYKQEMEGLDEPPFDSDFGHKIYNNVSKRAWGEWIEHQKMLLNEYRLQPWTPQAQEFLVEQMNQYFFGEGAQLPKEYVPPSPR
- a CDS encoding polysaccharide deacetylase family protein, which translates into the protein MNLIATSIAAAGVAGLGVGGYFYAGIWPASQIFGRTLLAGRNSNEIALTFDDGPNDRCTLQLLEILAKHEVRATFFMVGQYVRQRPDIARAVRDAGHLIGNHTVTHAMLMRCSAAQVREELSGCNAILEDVLGQPVRYFRPPFGARRPYVLRHARSLGLTPVMWNVTGYDWNPRPAEEVAGILTAGIERNQKRGRASNLLLHDGGHLAMGADRSHTLRAVEMLLTQSGEGREFVTVDRWNAV
- a CDS encoding S1C family serine protease, which translates into the protein MNFRRIALVLLLVGGFWFVLSHLGTDGGFGVFANPANPQLELTEVSTQPKYLPQEQNNIAVYKRAMPSVVNITSTSVGLDFFYGLVPQQGQGSGFILDKAGHILTNYHVVAGAQNIEVQTWDKHRYKAVVIGRDRTHDLALLQIHAPNLHPAVLADSRNLQVGQIVYAIGNPFGLNGTMTSGIISAIRSVRGPVGAPIENAIQTDAAINPGNSGGPLLNSQGEVIGINSLIATNPNDQVPVEQSAGIGFAIPIDTAKAVLKDFQKYGHPMRPSLGVVTLPIGPYLAQQMNLGAQYGVLIEQVIPGGPAARAGLHGGSQTAYLGNQQIEIGGDLIIAMDGQQVASQQDISDIMNSHQPGDVITVTVLRDGRRMVFHVKLGVAGEQEV
- the coaE gene encoding dephospho-CoA kinase (Dephospho-CoA kinase (CoaE) performs the final step in coenzyme A biosynthesis.) — encoded protein: MGLTGGIGSGKSTVAQMFRELGMSVIEADAVGRALMEPGQSAYRAVVEHFGDKVVRPDGTLDRARLAEMAFREGRLAELNALVHPLVIAAQEEWMREVFARDPEAVAMVESALIFEASHEASSVPGWRDRFDRVLLVTVPDEMKIARYVGRILAMEPDATPERRAAIEQDARSRLARQIPDAEKIPLCDAVIDNTGTLAETRAQVERLAEELRLAARGVAR
- a CDS encoding Trm112 family protein, with product MPFQLLDLIVCPACHGPLAECTGQADAPALVCTFCGREYSLLDGIPVLIPDRAKQ
- a CDS encoding DJ-1/PfpI family protein, coding for MSQAKLLMIVGDYAEDYETMVPFQALQMVGHRVDAVCPGKKSGQSIRTAIHDFEGDQTYSEKRGHNFGLNATFEEIDPAEYDGLVLPGGRAPEYLRLNERVLAMVRHFAEAKKPIAAICHAAQLLAAAKCIAGKRVSAYPACAPEVELAGGHYVAVEMTAAVVDGNLVTAPAWPAHPEWLAKYLPVVEAYLAQKG
- a CDS encoding YifB family Mg chelatase-like AAA ATPase → MLFKALSAAVYGIDANIIDVEVDFSGVTTLESRFNMVGLPDAAVRESRDRVRSAIKNSGFEIPTTNITINLAPADMKKEGSGFDLPMAIGILGAYGALQIKDIREFLLVGELGLDGALRPVPGMLPVAVAARERGIRNLVIPKANAREAAVVEGVNVYPVETLNDARELLNAAGNGGIHTPPFRVHAEETLESDTYFGPDFADVRGQQAAKRALEVSAAGGHNILMIGPPGSGKTMLAKRLPSILAPLSFDEALETTKIHSVAGVLDAEAGLVTQRPFRSPHHTISDAGLIGGGIIPRPGEVSLAHNGVLFLDELPEFPRNVLEVMRQPLEDRNVVIARASMSLTFPASFMLAAAMNPCPCGYFNDRSRECHCTPPLIQRYVAKVSGPLLDRIDIHIEVPAVQYRELRGGAASEGSAAIRARVLQARQRQAARFGNIAAAPSASRAQKEKSRTYSNAQMTTRQIRQFCELSPESEKLLERAMQQQGLTARAHDRILKVARTIADLAGEESVAVPHIAEAIQYRTLDRSYWS
- a CDS encoding TonB-dependent receptor, translating into MPVHARRWSSCVTLLVLTLLLCGILPPAGASSISTMAEPAPSSTGSISGTLTDSAGAVLRGARVSIPARNQVVFTDQQGRFFFSGLQPGEYTVSVSYVGFKKVTKTVTVSAGSSTSLNLQLQVASSNQTVLVSAASASAEVEAVNEERAADNIMQVLPVKMITSLPAPNLGNALGRLPGVSLTRNEGQDQYVQVRGTEPRLTNTTVDGFNLPSADPGVREYDYSVLPPSIIDSVQVSKTLQANMDGDGIGASINIITKTATDTPTYEFTALGGYNPIENGRGSTDEYGTWGRRFGPGKKLGFIISGEYNYDGTGINDMEPTPDIATLPNGQTTGWFDAQDLRTYMFHRPRWGVGGSLDYRIKPGHTIYLRYLYSHYNDSGDKTVYTLHDNTPGVQLLVPGNSGCTGTPTDSGATTAPCNTPPSFYNQQEDAQISTGALELSSMHVLKKAWYSWGADVATSIFGGEPFDSGNFNNNSTAGDCHYEPGNTTDYHLPQWSLACFAEINQPQNYVFTGTQRSPGHSQQINIGFNVSAGYNWQIGKKYDSLEYGAKFRSMHQYANTYNLNATANTAIPMSMFPNRLKQPRYYNGSYQDGYNVFYSDVAKYVKQNPTDFTFNDDKGVDPSDFGIVEHIPAFYAMNTIDFARGIRLVAGLRAEITTDKIHNLTFDANNNASPNHFSNTYYDILPSASLRLPAGHGSFVRVDYSRGVSRPEEVSLGQAISWSQNGNGSYKYTASLNNPNLKAEVGDDVDVQYDHYFKTFGVFTAGYFYKHLSSPIVTEQSFAPNYQPPGGPQGSYLISQPINAGTSWLQGIELQYWQHWTGLPGLLGGLGMNANYSYETSRISSITGRTDHPRLPYDEPNSFNIGPTYNRGPLSMQMALNFNQAAIFAYQYTDGTAGGPKGPLGDIYFYNHTQLDAQGGYKFGHGLQLIVSAWNLNNEEFGFYNGSKQYPIQREFYQPTYTFGLHWTPKPKH
- a CDS encoding efflux RND transporter periplasmic adaptor subunit → MALPIHAQSTGTITAQRVSSTPHLRAYAQVVPISTLPLNAAETGTLAGLTITPGTHVHTGQVLATLRGPEIDSLLLELQASLRSAKAQLRNAEKALSIQREQLRAHLSTRQSLHQAMSAEASAQAALETIQSRLHATRQMAQITAPSDALVLSLQAASGERVSAGQPIVTLQPSSALWLRASFYGGNTAQIHPGMTGLFTPASGGKPIAVRVRAISGVTNPSGSEYVMMTAANASSPWQNGQYGTVTLNLPAAQVIAVPTRALILSQGSWWVMVHTAQGDQPRKVIPGSARGWTTSILSGLKPGEQVVVQNAYLLFQSKTAGQYQIPD